One region of Vitis vinifera cultivar Pinot Noir 40024 chromosome 1, ASM3070453v1 genomic DNA includes:
- the LOC104879319 gene encoding uncharacterized protein LOC104879319 — MQDNESLREFVKRFGQAILQVEAYSMDAVLQIFKRSICLGTPFFESLSKKPPATMDDLFRRANKYSMLEDDVRAATQQVLVAGQTSRSGVGSSAKLPDRPRPFDRRQEGPSRPERPPLIPLSISYEKLLLMIQDMSDFRWPRPLGTDPSKRDHSKRCAFHKEHGHTTETCRCLQYLVERLIKAGHLKQYLRSDAGGRDAS, encoded by the coding sequence atgcaggatAACGAATCCTTAAGGGAGTTCGTGAAGCGATTTGGTCAAGCCATACTACAGGTAGAGGCTTacagcatggatgctgtcctgCAGATCTTCAAACGGAGCATCTGTCTAGGCACCCCATTTTTTGAATCACTCTCTAAAAAGCCTCCTGCGacgatggacgatttgttcCGGCGTGCGAACAAATACTCAATGCTCGAGGATGACGTGCGAGCAGCCACCCAGCAAGTCTTGGTTGCTGGGCAGACATCCAGAAGTGGCGTAGGAAGTAGTGCCAAACTTCCGGATCGGCCAAGGCCGTTCGATCGAaggcaggaagggccaagtcgcccggaaaGGCCGCCCCTCATACCCCTTTCCATATCCTACGAGAAGCTTCTCCTTATGATCCAAGAcatgtccgacttcaggtggcctagacccctcggAACAGACCCATCCAAAAGAGATCATAGTAAAAGATGTGCCTTCCATAAAGAGCATGGTCACACAACGGAGACATGCAGGTGCCTCCAGTATTTGGTCGAAAGGCTCATAAAGGCGGGACATTTaaagcaatacctccgctcagatgcCGGAGGCAGAGACGCTTCTTGA